The following proteins are co-located in the Betta splendens chromosome 9, fBetSpl5.4, whole genome shotgun sequence genome:
- the LOC114861251 gene encoding carnitine O-acetyltransferase-like isoform X2, whose amino-acid sequence MQTAYLDCRMPVAVYTSPGVVLPRMHFQDRQGQMRFAAKLIAGVLEFKKMIDTKTLPIEYLSGKPLCMDQYYQILSSCRIPGPKRDTVVNHAIGKTPPTHITVVHNFQFFVLDVYNSDGSALTVDQIYMQLEKIWNSSLQTNKEPIGILTSQHRNTWGKAYNNLIKDKTNKESVRAIQKSIFTVCLDAPMPRVSDELFLSRVAAQMLHGGGARWNSGNRWFDKTLQFIVGEDGTCGLVYEHAPAEGPPIVFLIDYVVKYMRKTELVRTPMVPLPMPQKLRFNISPEVKRDIEKAKQNMNIMVQDLDVKVLMFSHFGKNVPKQHKLSPDAFVQIALQLAYFRMYNTYCSTYESASLRMFKYGRTDAIRSTTVDSLKFMEAMQDPAKETSERLALLRKALQTHKENTYNAIHGQAIDRHLLGLKMLSIEDLTSMPEIFMDTSFAVAQHYQLSTSQVGSKTDCVMCFGPMVPDGYGVCYNPMDEHINIAITAFNSCEETNAAKFSQMVKDALLDMGALLEDTATAKE is encoded by the exons ATGCAGACGGCCTATCTGGACTGTCGCATGCCGGTGGCGGTTTACACCAGCCCGGGGGTCGTCCTGCCCCGCATGCACTTTCAAGATCGCCAGGGGCAGATGAG GTTTGCTGCCAAACTGATTGCAGGAGTTTTGGAATTCAAAAAAATGATTGACAC AAAGACCCTGCCCATAGAGTACCTGAGTGGGAAGCCGCTCTGTATGGACCAGTATTACCAGATCCTGTCTTCATGTCGGATCCCCGGCCCAAAGAGAGACACGGTTGTAAATCACGCCATAGGGAAGACGCCACCCACTCACATCACTGTGGTCCACAACTTCCAG TTCTTCGTCTTGGATGTGTACAACAGTGATGGTAGCGCACTGACAGTAGACCAGATTTACATGCAGCTGGAAAAGATCTGGAACTCCTCCTTGCAGACGAACAAAGAGCCCATCGGCATCTTAACCTCCCAGCACCGTAACACCTGGGGAAAAGCTTATAACAACCTCATTAAAG aTAAGACAAATAAGGAGTCAGTCCGCGCCATCCAGAAGAGTATTTTTACGGTTTGTTTGGATGCGCCGATGCCACGGGTGTCAGACGAGCTGTTCCTGAGCCGAGTGGCCGCCCAGATGCTGCATGGAGGTGGAGCGCGCTGGAACAGCGGCAACCGCTGGTTTGATAAGACATTGCAG TTCATCGTCGGTGAAGACGGAACGTGTGGACTGGTGTACGAACATGCACCCGCTGAGGGTCCACCCATCGTCTTCCTCATCGATTATGTTGTTAAATACAT GCGTAAAACGGAACTAGTCCGCACCCCCATGGTTCCCCTCCCCATGCCTCAGAAGCTTCGCTTTAACATTTCACCTGAGGTCAAGAGAGACATCGAGAAGGccaaacaaaacatgaacat AATGGTCCAAGATTTAGACGTGAAGGTGctcatgttttcacattttggAAAAAATGTGCCGAAGCAACATAAGCTGAGCCCAGATGCCTTTGTACAAATAGCTCTTCAGCTGGCTTACTTCAG GATGTATAACACCTACTGCTCCACCTATGAAAGTGCATCGTTGCGAATGTTTAAATACGGCCGGACCGACGCGATCCGCTCCACTACTGTAGATTCTTTGAAATTTATGGAGGCAATGCAGGACCCTGCAAAAGAG ACATCAGAGAGGCTGGCGCTGCTGCGGAAGGCTCTTCAGACGCACAAGGAGAACACCTACAAT GCTATTCACGGACAAGCCATTGACAGACACCTCCTCGGGCTCAAGATGCTGAGTATTGAAGACTTGACCTCCATGCCTGAGATCTTCATGGACACCTCCTTTGCTGTGGCTCAGCATTACCAGCTCTCCACCAGCCAG GTTGGCTCCAAGACAGACTGCGTGATGTGCTTCGGTCCAATGGTGCCAGATGGCTACGGCGTGTGTTACAATCCCATGGACGAGCACATCAACATCGCCATCACGGCCTTCAACAGCTGCGAGGAGACGAACGCCGCCAAGTTTTCCCAGATGGTGAAGGACGCTCTGTTGGACATGGGGGCTCTTCTGGAAGACACGGCTACAGCCAAAGAGTAG
- the LOC114861251 gene encoding carnitine O-acetyltransferase-like isoform X1, whose product MLAISARLRPSIVKPCRLLRPVTQIPGRSLVHQEGLPKLPVPPLKQTCERYLAALQPIVSEEELEHTRQLVQEFLKGGVGERLQKGLERRARKTENWLSEWWMQTAYLDCRMPVAVYTSPGVVLPRMHFQDRQGQMRFAAKLIAGVLEFKKMIDTKTLPIEYLSGKPLCMDQYYQILSSCRIPGPKRDTVVNHAIGKTPPTHITVVHNFQFFVLDVYNSDGSALTVDQIYMQLEKIWNSSLQTNKEPIGILTSQHRNTWGKAYNNLIKDKTNKESVRAIQKSIFTVCLDAPMPRVSDELFLSRVAAQMLHGGGARWNSGNRWFDKTLQFIVGEDGTCGLVYEHAPAEGPPIVFLIDYVVKYMRKTELVRTPMVPLPMPQKLRFNISPEVKRDIEKAKQNMNIMVQDLDVKVLMFSHFGKNVPKQHKLSPDAFVQIALQLAYFRMYNTYCSTYESASLRMFKYGRTDAIRSTTVDSLKFMEAMQDPAKETSERLALLRKALQTHKENTYNAIHGQAIDRHLLGLKMLSIEDLTSMPEIFMDTSFAVAQHYQLSTSQVGSKTDCVMCFGPMVPDGYGVCYNPMDEHINIAITAFNSCEETNAAKFSQMVKDALLDMGALLEDTATAKE is encoded by the exons ATGTTGGCCATTTCTGCCAGA CTCCGGCCAAGCATCGTGAAGCCATGTCGCCTGCTCAGACCAGTGACACAGATCCCAGGGAGAAGCCTGGTGCACCAGGAGGGCTTACCAAAGCTGCCCGTGCCCCCCTTAAAGCAGACGTGTGAGCGCTACCTGGCTGCCCTCCAGCCCATTGtcagcgaggaggagctggaacacACCCGGCAGCTGGTGCAGGAGTTCCTCAAAGGTGGTGTCGGGGAGAGGCTGCAGAAAGGTCTGGAGCGCCGGGCACGCAAGACAGAAAACTGG CTTTCAGAATGGTGGATGCAGACGGCCTATCTGGACTGTCGCATGCCGGTGGCGGTTTACACCAGCCCGGGGGTCGTCCTGCCCCGCATGCACTTTCAAGATCGCCAGGGGCAGATGAG GTTTGCTGCCAAACTGATTGCAGGAGTTTTGGAATTCAAAAAAATGATTGACAC AAAGACCCTGCCCATAGAGTACCTGAGTGGGAAGCCGCTCTGTATGGACCAGTATTACCAGATCCTGTCTTCATGTCGGATCCCCGGCCCAAAGAGAGACACGGTTGTAAATCACGCCATAGGGAAGACGCCACCCACTCACATCACTGTGGTCCACAACTTCCAG TTCTTCGTCTTGGATGTGTACAACAGTGATGGTAGCGCACTGACAGTAGACCAGATTTACATGCAGCTGGAAAAGATCTGGAACTCCTCCTTGCAGACGAACAAAGAGCCCATCGGCATCTTAACCTCCCAGCACCGTAACACCTGGGGAAAAGCTTATAACAACCTCATTAAAG aTAAGACAAATAAGGAGTCAGTCCGCGCCATCCAGAAGAGTATTTTTACGGTTTGTTTGGATGCGCCGATGCCACGGGTGTCAGACGAGCTGTTCCTGAGCCGAGTGGCCGCCCAGATGCTGCATGGAGGTGGAGCGCGCTGGAACAGCGGCAACCGCTGGTTTGATAAGACATTGCAG TTCATCGTCGGTGAAGACGGAACGTGTGGACTGGTGTACGAACATGCACCCGCTGAGGGTCCACCCATCGTCTTCCTCATCGATTATGTTGTTAAATACAT GCGTAAAACGGAACTAGTCCGCACCCCCATGGTTCCCCTCCCCATGCCTCAGAAGCTTCGCTTTAACATTTCACCTGAGGTCAAGAGAGACATCGAGAAGGccaaacaaaacatgaacat AATGGTCCAAGATTTAGACGTGAAGGTGctcatgttttcacattttggAAAAAATGTGCCGAAGCAACATAAGCTGAGCCCAGATGCCTTTGTACAAATAGCTCTTCAGCTGGCTTACTTCAG GATGTATAACACCTACTGCTCCACCTATGAAAGTGCATCGTTGCGAATGTTTAAATACGGCCGGACCGACGCGATCCGCTCCACTACTGTAGATTCTTTGAAATTTATGGAGGCAATGCAGGACCCTGCAAAAGAG ACATCAGAGAGGCTGGCGCTGCTGCGGAAGGCTCTTCAGACGCACAAGGAGAACACCTACAAT GCTATTCACGGACAAGCCATTGACAGACACCTCCTCGGGCTCAAGATGCTGAGTATTGAAGACTTGACCTCCATGCCTGAGATCTTCATGGACACCTCCTTTGCTGTGGCTCAGCATTACCAGCTCTCCACCAGCCAG GTTGGCTCCAAGACAGACTGCGTGATGTGCTTCGGTCCAATGGTGCCAGATGGCTACGGCGTGTGTTACAATCCCATGGACGAGCACATCAACATCGCCATCACGGCCTTCAACAGCTGCGAGGAGACGAACGCCGCCAAGTTTTCCCAGATGGTGAAGGACGCTCTGTTGGACATGGGGGCTCTTCTGGAAGACACGGCTACAGCCAAAGAGTAG